The Plodia interpunctella isolate USDA-ARS_2022_Savannah chromosome 22, ilPloInte3.2, whole genome shotgun sequence genome includes the window gccatctgcgctgagctttgcgtataAGCTCTATTACCCGATATTAAAGGAACATTTAGAATGTTGTCCACACTGAAGCGAAAGTCTTAGACAATTGCATAAttgtcaatatcaaaatatgacaatgacaaattgatgtcaataattgaaatgaaaatattgttcagAAATGAATGTTTAGAAAGTAAAAgtaggaataaataaattgtagtattacatacatactgtattttaattagatataattattttccctaaataaattaaaataagttacctagttttcgtaataaaaataaagttgctTCAGTTGTTGAACGAAAACGTCACCTTTACCTTCCAGCACTCAATCAACCAACCAGCCAGTTTTTTTAGCGGAGATGCATAGTAAACGATGATTTCATGggagtaattatataaaaacagtaGATACTTTTCATTGAATGTAACGTTAAGGAAAATGTGTATTTTCTGAAAGGACAATGAACGATAGCGGCGCCGAATGTTCAGAGGCCCTTGACCCGCGAGTTCAGgtgaataaaatcaatatttttaatgttaagtTTTGATGGTTACGGGCTACGGTGGTGATGCGGGATATGATGATATCAGCAGCAATACAATGCttgtgattttattgtaatctttttttattgacaataCTGGCCACTTATTGTTCTGTGGGCATACCTACAGTTCaaaagttttctttatttttaattcaaattgttacagaataatttcatttgttttcttttttcatacaaattaatgtaattgtaTGAAATACTGATATTCATAGTAcctaaatcataataatatttttttttatcagattgAATTGGAACGCCTAAACACAGCAACAGATGAGATCAATCGACTTGAAGTAGAATTGGACGAGGCCCGCTTGGCCTTCCGCCGCCTGCTCGCCGAGGGACACCTTAGAATCCAGCAATTGACTAAAAAACTTGGTACTAGTGTCCATAAGGCCCGGCCTTACTATGAAGCGAGATTTAGAGctaatattgtaagtatttaGTATGATTAATGTGATTTCTATTCAATAAACATACACTTCCCATCGGGTAGATTGTCTgtgaagtattttaattattgaagcTTCATAGGGTGCTAGAACTGAAAAGCTCTGattgcaattaaaaaataaaatacaataataccaACCTCCaatgtttttctataaatatttaaataatatattttccacCTCAGTGCACCTTTTGTCAAAGCCCTCCTGCAACAGCCTCTGTTGATCTGTGTCCAAAGTCTAGTTTATTTAGGTCCTAACATTAgacaatttttgattttattaaatgttttctgTTCGTTTGTTCATCTATGCTTTCATTCatcttcaaaaacaaaatgtaaaagttaCTTAATTGtcttattaaaaattcttaatttgTTGTGTTGTGAAGTGTCCCTGCTTTCTTTCTTCAATAatgaatagtaaataataaataaacttaagtaataaataaaattctattctacttaataacaatagatacatatatattaagtgTAACAtcaaaaaagtacttaaacatgtttttaactGTGCCAATAGGATCATGTtatctttattcatttatttattttacacaaaatagcagtgtaaatataatacacaaatCTTTAACTTGTACTTATATATCTGCTCATATAGATACAGGCTtatgaaatgataataatcaaaaaaatacatattttcagaCGTCTCAAGAACTGCAAGTGGCAACGGTCGCCTATGACAAAGCGAACAGCGCTCACGCAGCGGCGAGAGAGATGGTGTACCTGGCGGAGCAGGGGCTGGCGCGGCTGGGTGAGGGCTCGGAGGGCGGCGTCACGCTCGACCCCGCCTGGCAGGAGATGCTCAACCATGCCACTCATAGAGTTAACCAggttattatttgttaattaatttatgtaatcaatattttgtaacacaaATTCAAAGGTAGtaagtagatttttaaaagtgacAAAAGTGAAGAGTGTGAATGTGTATAGACCTCGAAAAACATACCATAACTAGAATGCTGATCTTCTTTGTAAAcaatgcgtacacgatatgggaaaaagagacagcatgtagACATTAGTAATATGCTACTTcattgtatgtttcgtggtaggcatTCAGTTTACTAGTGTGCCATGCGACTACTATGGTCGGATCACTAAATGGTGGtagatagtcgtaaaagttacGTCAGATGCATTTACCTTGCCTTGTTTCGTGTTTTGGAAGAAGaaacaaatgtatgtatgtattctgTTTGACGGAAAGGTTTACTGTCAGACAATGCTTTTGGCATTAAGTCTGTCTATTGTACGTTGTGCAATATAGCTTAAGGCGATTACTCCCAGTACATTAGCGCCGcgtcacatttttaataatttcttagcgaaaattaaaaaaatatataaataattttagtagaaagtattatatttttccatttgaTAACATAATCACAGTTGACAAAatcgaaaacggtggccacaaaattaattttcgctaagcaataaaataagaaagccTTGACGAAACAAAGCAATGTGCAGGCGGAGATGGAGCGCGCGCACGCTCGCGCGTcgcagcgcgcgcgcgcgctcgcgCACGAAGCcgcggccgcgcgcgcgctgcaGCTGCAGGCCGCGCTCAAGCGACACATCGCCAAGTCCAGGTTCACACTTTTCCACAACACAAGAAGAATAATCGATAGAGATTCATTCTATCCTGTTTGCTTTCCTGCTTGCCCCCTCATTTActagaaatttatttctaagaaTGAACTTCTAGTCTTTTCCGTAAGTGGGTGTTTCTACGAGCGTTTCGATCGCTGCGgctgcgctgtcattacgatctgtAAATTTTTCCAAGGGAATAGGTAGGtaaaggaatcatttccaaaatcaatcattcgtTTTACGCTCTTAGATTCATCATGatcattcatcatcattcTTACAGATAAATTTCTAGTAAATGAGAGGGCAAACGGGAAAAAATTAATCGCTATCGATTATTCCTATTGTCCCCTGTATATCTGTCCCTGATTCGACTTAAAATAGGATATATTTCTTACTGTACATATTGTAGTGTAAATTTACACAACTTAGACATTAGTTATGTTCTACTATCTTTTACTTAACACCTAGCATTGTTTCTACTATCATAgtttttaagaatttattgcatatttttattagtaacttgctttattaaaaaaatatatcgaaacTAGTGtccgataaaaaatatgaattggaAAAAGTGATGTTTGCCTGCACCTTCAGCTccaatattttcttacaaagaaataacattttatatctttCACTTTAGAGACTTATTGATGCAAACAACCAATTTCAATGGACTTAAATTTGGGCTGAATTGAAGATAATAACGGTAATTTTTGTCCTTCAAGTCTTACTAATAGAACTGATTGATAGAACTATACGGACAGAAGGATTTTAAGACCAATACCAATGACAATATTCGGTCAGACACTAATCCAAACAATTTAATCTTAACCTTACTTGAtagaaatagaatattttttttaactttcacctttaatttttaaacaatgtcGCTGTAACACGCTACGTAATGTCctagttgtaataaaaatttaattaaattaaaaaaaaaccacgtTGCTcgcattattttattgaatagaaATTACCTAATGATGGTTTCCAAACGgctataaacatattttccaaTAATAGCTAAGAAAACGCGCGATTTAATTatccttaaaaaaaaatactatatcaaaatcggtttcgCCGTTTAGCTCCTATGATTGCTCACGGCTCCCCCCTCCTTCtatcgtcgggggttaaaaaaggCATGTATTTGTACATTAtttaagtacagtcaacagcacatcaacctacccaaattcattgcaaacccttcgctattaccgcgctatAGAGGTCCATGCAGGGTGCTGTTGACTGAAcctaaatttagattttttttattgttatattgcATTCAGACTATGTAGACACACAAATGAATAGAATGAATTAACATTTTGCTtgtgttttttgaaaataattaatgcttATTTATCAGACCTTGCAATATAAGACTGCACACAAGACCGCTTCCTGTCAGACTTCGCACCCTACCGCCTGACCCCACTTTtggtacttataatttttttttctatgcaTGTCTTCTATTCTTGGAAAGTAGTGCGTGTTTTAGCTTTGTAGTTACTGCGTAatcgataattatttttctttttttgtttgttgtttgacACCGAAATAACTTCTGAAAAACCATACACAAAAACTGTTGACGTCAATTAAAATTGTGCggatttgcatttcacttctcactatcagCAGATTACGTCTGTAGCGAAACAATCACAATGCGGTGTGGTTGACGTtacgtcacaatggcgcactgtgattggttagctgcgtttcactgcgaatcgactcgatggtgagatattattactaattagCATAATATCCCACAGATTATGCTGATCCCGCCCTTAATATAGTAGTTCATATACTTCCATGGATATCATACAGGGCGACCAACCGgaagccttaacagctgaattaactttttttttttattaaaagcaacaacagcattcccaaagagggttgacgtcaggcagacgTCCGGTCGCCAAATGTTCAATATGttccaaattgaaatttaCACTTGGACGTGGGCGTTGCAGTCGAGAATGAAACCGGGACCAGTAGAGACATTAGAGATTTCCAATGAGAGGGAGAACTATAAGAGTTACGACTTCTTTCACGGACGTTAGCGTCGACGAGACACGTTTAATTGTTATAACGTCTGTAGACGTAAAGTGTCCTGCaaaggttaaaattaaacacattaATATAAGTTCATAATCACGGAATGAACAAAAACATCCAAACATTCTCAcctaaaaaacaacaaaatagtAGAATAATAActggtccttcgagccggacAGCTAACCAGCAACACTTACAGGCCGTACTTCGAGGAGAAGGCTCGCATCAACTCCGCGCTGGAACACCAGAAGGCGAGGATACAAAGCCTGGAGGAGCAAGTTGCGGAGGTGAAGCAGCAGTATTCCTCAGCGTTGAGGAACTTGGAGAGAATATCTGATGAGATTCACAAGCACCGGTCGAGGAGACAGTCCGCGAGGAATGGTGAGATTGTATAATTAAGCAGTTTCGTttcaacatataaaaaaaaatgttttttcccGCGACTCCGCCCGCGTTAAgcgtttttcatacaaactttcacatcaCACTTAATGGTCTTAGGGGGtagagattaaaaaaaaatcaatacccatagataaaatatatatatttcttttatttatgtgcATACCATCAAAATCGGCACAGCGGTTTAGCCATAAAAGCGTAACAGAAAGATAGctttttcgaatttataattattatgtatggaagtatgtaattattatgtatagagAATATGTTACGGCTTAACACCAAAGTATGGCTACAAATAGATCAGCCGATCTCAGATTGTTATGCCTAAATATACTTCAGCTATTGGCATTTAAAAGtttgcaaattaatttagCGTACCTTGAGCTCCGACGATTTACAGCTGCGGAAGTAACCGGGAATGCATTCAGAtgtgatgtaaaaaaatctaatattagattttagtatcaatcattttatttactttgtataGAAGACTGCAtcgtaatataatttacctcACAAAACCcaacacattattattataatttcctcATTACCAACCCCCAAAACTTTACAATAGGCACAGCAACCCCAACAGATATCGCGTCAACTATAACTGACACGGCCAGCGACACAAACACGACGACCAGCGACAAGATAGAGGAGTTGTGCGACCATAGTGTAGACGCGAGCGTCAGAGAGTGGCTGAGAAGGACGGCGGATGCAAATCGATCCGGAAATGATAATGACACGTGGACGGAAATCGATTTGGATTACTCGAGTCCGGAAGAAGTGAGTTAATATCTTACAAGTATGACATActagaatttcgggataaaaagtatcctatatgttattccaggttatatgctaccaattttcatcaaaatccgtccagtagatttagcgtggaagagtaacaaacatacacccacacatcctcacaaactttcgcatttatccGAAATCCGATATCAGATATCCGAAATCAATCGAAAATATACTCTATTCTAATGCAAATAATACTGAAATGAgcaacataataattattagtaattatatcttaaaattctGTTATATAGGTATCTGACATCAATCGAAAATAGACTttatgctaataaaaataatgctgAAATTAGCATCACACATCACActataaaacaatacaatattacaatgtttttctttccgcgcatagatttaatttaaattatatttaattaaattcctcGCCTCCTCAATCTAGTCTGATGGAAAGCAAATATAAGGTCAAGGTTGTTACACGTAAGCTCAAATAATGCCTTATTTTAGCCTTCAAGATACCGCGGcgaatataatttactatttgttAACGTTTTCAGGTGAGCTTCGAGAAATGCTCCCTTCGTCCACGATCATCCCCCGACAAATCGCCCTCCAGCCCAATGGAGTCCAAAGTCTCCGCTGCATCCCCCAGGCGGATCATAAGAAATGTGGATAGAAATGCGTGTTTGAGGGCAGAACTGGAGAAGGGGAGAAGACAGAGCTTGGACGCCATATTGCATGACACAGGGGAGAAAATGAAAGAGATGTTTCAAGGTAAGATTTTTGGAGTTACAATGTTGTAGAAtagtcttttatttattaatttaattaaacattttctccagtttttattcaaaataaaattcattggAGAAAAGTATCCGATGAAGTTGAGtccgcttcttcacctgcgctttagaAGTCGGCTTAGTTTCGAATacattttgacgtcaataagtgatgtatatcatatGCACTGTTATATACCATTCTTAATTTGGATTTGTGAAAGTTCAAAAGTGAGTCTCATTGTTAAGAGCATTATCTAATAGTCAACTATTGTCAGTCTTTGTGATGGAACAAATGTATACAAATTTTCGGATTtttcgggattaaaagtaTACTAtctattattccaggttatattctacccgtatacattacaatccgtccagtagatttcgcgcgaaagagtaataaacacacacatacatccacacaaactttcgcatttataatgccggctccacacaacagtttgccaaacatTGGCAGATACATTgctggtaaataaaagcactcgtactaacaacgcaatgttcacgcatacgcgtcggcatgtgtccgaGTTGGGATAGTATTAGACCGGCTACACACGCTCCGATTTAAGGGGCTACAGAAAGGGGTCTAAAAGAAAGAGATGTAGGATGACCGTTCTTTTCTATTAGATACGTGCATTTCCTTCTTTAGACCTCAGATTGCCCTTGCGGCAGGTGTGTGAGTAGCCTGCCTTAGGAGAATCAGAATGGGTTTGCACCGTTAGGTCTGTCTCTGTTCGGCGAGCGACGCGGGTCTGTGTCGGCGCCGCGCAGCccgcgcgcgcggcgccgcGAGGACGAGCGCCACTCCGACACCGACAGCCTCGCCAGGTAACATTACGGTTCATCGCAAATATCACTATTTCATTGAGCAATCCCACATCGGGCGATACCGACCACCCGATCACCTTGAATTTCATTTTCCCGTCCACACGACACAAATTGATCGACAATCTAATCAAATTAGGACCTGTGGAAGGGGTTATACTCTAGCTAGACCCGCGGTGTTAACAGAGTTTATACTataattacttacattttCATACACAGTAGCTccacactggaggtcccgggttcgatccccggtcaggtcaaaatggaaaatttccGCCATTGATTAACTGACTTTTGACCAAATCATACAGAAACCTTGACCAAatcaagataaaaagtaccctatgtgttaatccaaggtatcagTTACCTCAATACAAAATTGATTCCATTTTTATACTGACCCCGATCTTCGTGACATCACAGTCACGAATTAATTCCGAACACATAGAaatgagtgagagagagagacaagtAATGAAGGCTGCCGAATTGAATTTACAagtttgaatttcaattttgatACCTCTGAGCGTTCATAAGAAAAAGGATCTGGACAGTGTGGAAACGAAATAATCCTATAAAAGGATCCGTGTTCACCTTTTAAAGTAAGCAAACCTAAAGTAATGTCATGTAaagacaatacaatacaacctacaaacaaattaatactTTACAGCGTGGAAATGCTGACCGACGATCAAATAGCATCTCTAATGCTGGACGCGCAACTCGAAGCTGTGTGCGAGCGGCTGGCCGGCGTCGCGAGGCAACCCAGGTCTCCGCAATCACCCGAAGCTAGATTTTGAACCTTAACCATCGGTAATAAGATCCAAAGTCGTGTGAAAATCGCAGCGTTGTCTTAAAAGCTAAGTTATACAGGTTTTTTTAGATTCAAAACCAGTGTTTTAGTCATAAAAATGCTACACAGTCGAAAAAgttcaaacttataataaattcgaaccatattttcattcaaattaattgTGATGGCTAACATTTATGTTGAAAACTTTTCTTAGTTTTCCATAACGATTAaactatatatgtacatattcacaaaaatattaccgtaaaaatatgctattatataataataatatataaatatatataacacgtAAATTTACATGAAGAACATTCTTGTTCATTATGACACGTCATGACGCTGACCCGTATgatcaaataattaaactaagAAAATACATTCACCATTAGTCAGTCGCATAATCGTTATATGactattaaaaaacttaaaatataattattttttaaacattatctTTCTATCTGTTGACcactatacaaataaataatggtgTGGTCAAATGGTGAATGCAAAATGGCCAGCTCGTATGTTCATATGTGACTTTCCATGGTTCAagttactttataaataa containing:
- the LOC128679844 gene encoding SH3 domain-binding protein 5-like isoform X1 — translated: MNDSGAECSEALDPRVQIELERLNTATDEINRLEVELDEARLAFRRLLAEGHLRIQQLTKKLGTSVHKARPYYEARFRANITSQELQVATVAYDKANSAHAAAREMVYLAEQGLARLGEGSEGGVTLDPAWQEMLNHATHRVNQAEMERAHARASQRARALAHEAAAARALQLQAALKRHIAKSRPYFEEKARINSALEHQKARIQSLEEQVAEVKQQYSSALRNLERISDEIHKHRSRRQSARNGTATPTDIASTITDTASDTNTTTSDKIEELCDHSVDASVREWLRRTADANRSGNDNDTWTEIDLDYSSPEEVSFEKCSLRPRSSPDKSPSSPMESKVSAASPRRIIRNVDRNACLRAELEKGRRQSLDAILHDTGEKMKEMFQGLSLFGERRGSVSAPRSPRARRREDERHSDTDSLASVEMLTDDQIASLMLDAQLEAVCERLAGVARQPRSPQSPEARF
- the LOC128679844 gene encoding SH3 domain-binding protein 5-like isoform X2, whose product is MNDSGAECSEALDPRVQIELERLNTATDEINRLEVELDEARLAFRRLLAEGHLRIQQLTKKLGTSVHKARPYYEARFRANITSQELQVATVAYDKANSAHAAAREMVYLAEQGLARLGEGSEGGVTLDPAWQEMLNHATHRVNQAEMERAHARASQRARALAHEAAAARALQLQAALKRHIAKSRPYFEEKARINSALEHQKARIQSLEEQVAEVKQQYSSALRNLERISDEIHKHRSRRQSARNDIASTITDTASDTNTTTSDKIEELCDHSVDASVREWLRRTADANRSGNDNDTWTEIDLDYSSPEEVSFEKCSLRPRSSPDKSPSSPMESKVSAASPRRIIRNVDRNACLRAELEKGRRQSLDAILHDTGEKMKEMFQGLSLFGERRGSVSAPRSPRARRREDERHSDTDSLASVEMLTDDQIASLMLDAQLEAVCERLAGVARQPRSPQSPEARF